The nucleotide sequence ATCCGGCAGACCTACCCTAATCGGTTCGTCAGGTTTAATCAACTCGATCTGACGCATATCAAAAGCATCACCTTCCGGCTGCTGGAAGAAGGAGTAGGGGGTACCCTCGAAATTCACCTCGACAAGGCCGACGGCCCTCTGGTAGGTACCCTAAAGGTACCCCCTGGGAAAGCAGCCGACTACACCAAGGGCTGGAAGGACGCCACGGCGAGCCTGAAGCCAACTGCCGGTGTGCACGACCTGTATTTTGTCTTCAAAAGCCCTTCGGGAGCCAAGGAGGAAATGTTCTTCCTGGACTGGATGTATTTCAATAAGGACTAGAAAATAATGGAAATCAAAAAAGCCCCCTGGCATCGGCGAATCCGATGCCAGGGGGCTTTTCTATTTAGGCCAAGGGCAAGATGTTATTTTTTCACGCCCCGCAAAAAAGCAATACTGATGGGTACCTGCGTCGAAATGCTCGGGCTTTCGTCCTCGATGTAGTAGTACTTGATGCTGGTTTTGTCGGCGGCTTTCAGGATTTCGGCTAAGTTCAGCTGGCCGGTGCCCAGTGCCACATCATTCTGCACCGGGGTACCTCCCGACAAATTGCCTTCCACGCCTTTGCGAAGGTCTTTTACGTGCATGAGTTTGAAGCGGTTGGGGTACCTTTTCAGGATTTCGGCCGGATTTTGTCCGGGGAAGAAAGTCCAGAGAATGTCCATTTCAAAATTCACGTATTTGGGATCGGTTTTCTGGACGATGTAGTCAAACAAAGTTTTTTCGTTGCCTCCCTTTACTTCCGACGCTACCTCGGCGGGTACGGGCTGAAACTCGTAGCCGTGGTTGTGGTAAGTAAAGGCAAGGCCGTAGTCGTCTTTCAAAGTCTTGCCGAATTTGTTAAAATCATCCACGGTCTTTTTGGCCATGTCCAGCGTAAAATCGCCCTGATGAGGTACCCACGCTACCCGCACAAACTCCGCACCCAGGGTTTTGGCATTGGTACCTACCTCCGCAATTTTGTTTTCCAGATCGGGGTACTGTACCCCAAACGAAGTGCACTTCATGCCCCGCTCGTCCAGCAGCGCCCGGATGTCTTTCGCCGTGCGCTTAAAGAGGTTCGAGAATTCGATATTGGTAATACCCAGTGCCTTGATGGTATCCAGCGTAGCGCCCACATCTTTCGAAAAACTGTTGCGGTAGGTGTAGGATACCATGCCGAGCTTCTCTTGATCGGTGGGCGGAAACATCGGCTTGCCTTTCTGGGCAAAGGAAATGTTGGAAATCAACCCCAGCAAAAGGGTCAGGACAAATAGTTTTTTCATGTAGTCGTTAAATAATTGATTGGTACAAGTGGTAGGTTATGAGTCAAAAGTAAAGGTACCCTCATTTCTCCTGAAATCGATGGGATGACCTAATGACGAAGGAAAGGCAAGGTACCCTGCCCTTTTTTTTTAAAATGTGACGGGGTGACTGTTAGAATGGAATAATTCCTCCCTTTTGCGCTACCTTATGGGCAAGCTGGTTGGAGAATTCAAACGTAATACGTACTTTTAAAAAAAATATACGTGTTATGAATACGAAACTCACTTTGACGGTCGAAAAATCAGTAATAGAGCGAGCAAAAGCATACGCTAAGCACACGGGAAGAAGTTTATCAGAGATAATCGAAAATTATCTTGATATGGTAACAAAAGAAGATCCCACAACGGAATTGTCTCCTAAATTAAAAAAAATTGTAGGCGTGGTTAATCTTCCACACGATTTTGACGAAAAGAAAGTATTAAGAGCCGAATTGGGAAAAAAGCATCTATGACTAAAATCTTTCTTGACACCAATATTATTGTGGATCTGATTTCGGATCGAAAGCCGTTTAGTAAATACGCCATTGAGATTTTTCAAAATGCAGAAGAAGGCAATTTGGAATTATTTACCTCCTCACATTCCATTGCCACGACGCACTATTTATTGAAAAAGTACATTGAAGAAAAGAATCTTAGAGAGGTACTAAATACTCTTTTGGAATTCCTTACGGTAATAGCCGTTGATGTGGATATTATAAAAAAAGGACTACGGTCTACTCATAAAGATTTCGAAGATTCTATTCAAATTTTCTGCGCGTCTTCGGTAGAAAAAATTGACTGTATCATTACACGCAATGTGAAGGATTTTAAAGGAAGCGAAATAAAGATACAGCCTCCTGATGCGTTTTGTTTGACTCTATAAATATATCGACCTGAATTGTGATTTTTCAATCGAAGTCGGTCAGGCGTAGCAAAGGTTTGGATAGCATTCATGGGTCACTAAAATTTAGTGAAAGGACGAATATAAGTAAAATCCAGGCCATACTGCTTAACGAATGGTATTCTCCAGCACAATCACCGAAGGCGAGGTGGACAGCCATTTTTTACCTAATCCTGTAGTATCGCCCTGCGGCAGGAAATAGACAAAAGAACCCAGCACCAGATCCACATCCCCGTCCGCATCCAGGTCGCCGGCATCCATCACCACCCACCTACCTTTGGCAGCTTCGGGAAATGAATAATCGTCGAATTTCAGATTTCCCTTGTTTTGCAAATAGATGAAACTTTCCTCGGGATAACGGAGGTAGTCCGGAAAAAACGAAATAGCCGCAATGTCGAGGTCGCCATCCAGATCATAGTCCCGCACCATGGCTTTATAAGCGCCATTCAGGGGGTAGAAGTAGGATTGGGTGAAGTTGGATTTGCCATCGTTGAGATAAATATAAATGCCGTGATAATTCTTCTGAATCGGGGTTTTGTCGGCGTTGTCGCCACACACATACACAATATCGTCAAAACCGTCTTTGTTAAAATCGGCCAGTTCGATGTATTGCGATCCATTGAGGGGGAGGAAAGAGAGCAGCCGTTTTTCCCGAAAGGTACCCTTGCCCTGATTTTCGTACAGAAAAACGCCCTCGTCACCCTGCGCCATGAGCACGTAAATATCCAGCAGCCCGTCGCGGTTGGCGTCCTTGACGATGGCCGTAATGGCACCGGGTTTCTCGCGTAAAATCCGTTTGTTATCATACCCTCCCCGGCCGTTGCTGGGATACCAGGCCAATTGTCCGGTTTGATTGCCGAATTCACAGGCCACCACATCGTCGAGCCCGTCCTGATTCAAATCGCCGTAGGCCATCGAAACGGGCCGCCGCAGGTATTGAATGGCCACAGCACCAGGCTGGTAGCCTGGTGCTGCGCCGTTTTTCGTCAGCCGCTGTAGGGTACCCTCGGCGGCATCCGTTGGAAAAACGCCCTTTCCTACCGTGGTCAGGTATATGGCACTGTCTTTTTCATAAAACTGGACGGGCGTCGATTGTAGGGGCAGGCTGTAATTCTCACGAAGATCGGCGTCGAGAAAGGTCAGAAGATTGCGCCCACTTTTTCCGTCACCATACACAATGCCCCGGCGATTGGGCAGGATTTTGACCAGCGAGGTCAGGGCCGGACGGTGCGAAACGGCGATTTCTTTGTATTTGAAATGTTTCAGGCCGATGCGGATCGGACTTTTGCGCAGCGGGGGCGGAATCGTGTCCGGCGCATTGTCGAGGTAATAGTTCACCAGTTGGATCCAATCCTCCCGCGCCAGGATCGGCTTCTCGGGAAAGATATCGGCCTCGCGTACCCGGGCACCGCTTGTACCGCCATCAAACAGGCTGTCGGGCCTGGAGCCGGAGCTGTAGATACCCATCCGATGTCCCATGGCTGGAAGTACCTCCTGCCAGCTTGACTTTGGCAATAATTCAGGATTTACGTACCCATGACACCGACTGCAATGCGCGATGGAAAGCTCTTTTCCGGAAAGGCCGGAAGCGGGTATATCCTCGATTTCCGGTTTTTCATTCTGCTTTTTGGCCGTACATGCAGCGAATACGTACAGCATCACACAAAATGAAAAGCGTAATGTCATGGTCGTGAAGGAGCTACTCGTTGCAGGGTACTTTCTTAAATACCGAGTTCGATCCGAAATCCAGCGCTGCGGTATTTTTAAAGACCATTTTGCCATTCTGATCCTCCATATCGCCGTACCCTTCCACGAAACCGTCGCCTTTTTTCAGGAAGGCTACCTGCCGCACCGACTCGGTACCTTCGGACATGAAGGTATAGTCGGCCAGCAGTGTATCGCCGTGCATTTTTCCCTCGATGGTACCTTCGTTATCGTCTTTTTCATAAAAATTGTACGCCAGGTCACCCGTCACGTCATCGCTCATGCGCTCTACCCGCAGTGAAAGGGTATCCTGACCCAGGATGGCGGCATAGCAGGTGGACGATTCGGCGGCCTCGACGGCTTCGGATTCCTGACTGGTATCGGTTTGGTCGGTTTTTTCGGAGGTACAGGCAGCGGTTAAAAGCAGGGTAGCCAGCAAGAGAGGGTACTTCATCGGTTTCGAAAGATTTAGGTTTGTGTTTTTTTACAAAAAGTAAAGCCATCAGCTAAAAATTTCAGCTATTTTTTGGTCAAGCGCATCAGGGCTACATCGCCCCCAATCAGGGAGAGCGTGGTACCGTCGGGGCTAATGGCATAGGAATTGACCGAATTCAGGGTTTTCAAAAACAAGGTTTCTCCGCCGCCGGGACAAAACATCCGGGTCATGGTCATCTGATCGGAGAATTGGATTTTTTTACCATCGCGCACCAGCGGGCCACTGAACTGATTACAGCCCGTGTTACCACTCACCCGTTTTTCGGCCAGATCGAACACAAGCGCAGGTTTTTTGTTGGGGTACAGCTCCGCAAAGGGCGTGGGAGAGCCCATGACATAGTTGGCCTCCCAGGTACCTTCGAGCGGAGTCGGTGCGTTCCCTGTTTCGGAATTCGTATTGTTCAAGTCCAGTTTTTGGGCCAAATATAGGTAGGGTGGATGGAAATGATGCGTGAAAACTTTCTCGGCGCTATCCGGAAACTTCTGGTAGTAGTCGGCGTCGGCGAGCAGCACGATGGTATTGCCCGTGCGGACGTAGTTATTGCTGTTGTAATATTCCGAGGGTGTATAGCCCGCGATATTCTTCTGCACCAGTCCCGAAGCAATATTCCCGAGGTATTTCTGGTAGTTCTTCTGGGCGCGGCGTGAAGGTTTGCTCAGGCGGTTGTAGACGTATTTCAAAGCCACCCGGTTCGGGAATTTCTGCTTCTTGATAATCCCCTTGGCCCCCACGAATGGATTGGTAACATTGAAGTCGTCGAGTGTCTGAATGGACAAAGGTACCTCCGGTACCCAGTCGGCCGAGTTGACCACATTGTAGGCCCAGCCCGCCTGCGTGGCGGCTTCGTAGTCGTAGGCAAAATACAGGTTGCCGGGCTTGGGCCCCGCGCTACAATAGGTTTTGAAGCGCAGGTCGGCGGGTAGTTCGCCTTTCTTTTGCAGGTTGTACAGGTAGGCCGTGAGCAGATAATTGATGGCTCCGCCCTGGCTGTGGCCCATCAGAATAAAATCATGGATACCCGTCCGGTAGCACGAATCGAGCTTGGGACGGATGTCGCGCGACAGGATCGCCATGCTCACCAGCCAGCCCACGTGCACCGCTGCCGCCGGATTGGTGGCCAGTTCGTAGGGGAAAGTATCTTTTTCGCCCAAGGTAAGCTCGCCTTTGGCGGGTACCATGGCGGCGTAAAAATTGCCCAGCCAGCTCACGCTGTTGGCGGTGGTACCCCGCAGACTCACCACAGCGGTGGGGCGGGTTTTGTCTTTGGCTACCCACAAATCCCATCGGTTGTCCAGCCCGACGACGGGCGAGCGGTACACAAAATCGTAGCGTTCGGGCTTGGGAAAGGTAGCCACGTAGGCCGAATCGCCAAAAGCCGCCGACACTTTCAGGAGTTCGATATACTCGACCTTGTCGAAACCAGGCTGCAGGTACTGGGCGGAAGCACGGCCCGGAAGCAGTAAAAAAGCGAGGCCAAGTGTAAATATGCTGTTTTTCACGAGCCTGAAAGTTGAAGGGTTAAAGGAGACAGAGGAAATTTACTGTTTCCTTTAACCCATAATAGACCCCAATGGTTCTGAAGCCCGACATGACAGCCCAAAGGCAAACCGTGCAGTAAATACTACTCGGCCTTCAGTGTCGCCGCCGGATTGGTTTGGGCGGCACGCCAGGAAAAATAACCCACCGCTCCCAGCGCAAAAATGAGCACAACGGCCAGCAACAGAAACATGGTCAGGTAACTGATACCGTTGTTGAACACGAGGTAGGTGTTCATATAAAGCCCAATGGCAACGCCGGCCGGGATGGCTATGATCGTGGCAATTACCAGCAGTTTGACAAAATCATGGGACATCAATCGGATGATTTCGCCGGTAGTAGCTCCTATTACTTTTCGGATGCCTATTTCCTTGGTGCGCTTCTCCAGGCTGTACGTAAGGATGCCAATCATCCCTAGTATAGCAATCACGAAAATCACCAAACCCTGCATGCCCATGAATCGCATGGTGGCGTAGGGGTAGTAGCGCTCATACATATCGGTATCGAGCCATTGGGCATTCATTTCCTGATACGGGTTGAATTTTTTGAAAATAGCGGCTACGGAAGCTTCAAGCGCTTCCCGATCACTCCCGGGGCTTGTTTTCAAACACATCACCTTAAATGAGGAGGGACGGTACTGAAAAACCATGGGTTCGATCTTCTTTTCATAGTCGTAGTGGCAGAAATTGGCTACGACTCCTGAGATGGTTACCGTAACGGTATCATTCAAAACGATCGGCTTTCCAATCGCATCCTTTTCTGAACCCAGATTAAGTTTTTCAACCGTCTTTTGATTGACTACGACCATCGATGAGGCTGAATCGGAATTGCTCTCCAGTAGATTGGTCCCAGCCACGATTTTTAGCTCCATATTCTCCATGTATGGACGGTCTGCAGCATAGAAATAGGCCAGGTGCCCCGCGCTGTTCTTGTCCAATTTGATTTCTGATTGGGTGGGCGTGTTGCCAAAAGTAAGCGAGGTGTACCCGATCTGTTGTACTTCCTTAAGCGCACTCAATTCGTTGGACAACAGCCTGTAACGCTCATTGGGTACGTTTATATTGAGGATATCCTGGCGCTGGTAGTTTTCGTTGTCATGGGCCATGTAATTGATTTGATGGAACCCATGCCCAATGAAAAAGATATAGACCAGCGCAATGGTGAATTGAACGATGATCAGGGATTTCCGAAAGCCGATTCGCCCAAAACCTACGGGTGAAATGGTACCTTTCAACACTTTTACCGGCTGATAGGAAGACAGGATTAGACTGGGAAATAGGCCAGCTACCAAGCCCAGAATCAGATTGAACACAAAAAACAGTATGATCAGGTAGCCTAGGTGGTCGATTTCCCAGGTCAGCCAGGACACGTGGATCTGAGCCTTGATGAACCACAATAAAAGCAGTCCAAGCCCCAGGGCAATGTAGGAAACCAACACGGATTCGACCAGGAATTGAAGGACAAGCTGGGTCTTGGTAGCGCCGGCCACTTTTCTCACGCCCACTTCACGACTTCGGTTCATGGACCGGGCCAACGTAAGGTTGATGTAGTTCAGGGAAGCAAGCAAAATCATGATGAGCTGGAACGCAAAATTCAGGTAGATGCTCCTGATATCCTGGACATAAGGATCGTTTTCCAGTATGGTCTTCGACGGCGAAATTTCGTTCAGGTACTGCGCTTTCAGAAGAAAGCTTTTCTGATCCCCGGTTTTAATGAATTTGCTGATTCGCCCCGAAACCCCGGACAACTGCCGGTCAAGATCGGCACGAACTACCCCCCTGGATAGTTTGACGAAGGTATGCGCATTGAGCGCCGACCAGTCCCTGGTTTTATCCGGGGTGTTCAGATAGCTGGAGAAGGGTACAAACAGGTCGGTTCGGAACTGAGTCTTTTGTTGGTTGAAATGCTTCAGAACCCCCACAACCTTAAAGCCGCCATAGCGGGGATGCTCCAGTATACTGCCAATGGGATTGGTATCTTTAAAAAACCATTGGGCGGTTTCGTGGGTCAAAACAATCGAATTAGGCTCGACGGGGTAGGTACCCTTTTCCAAAGGGAAATTGAACATATTGAAGAACGACGCGTCGGTATAAATCGCATTGATATTTTTGGTTTTTATTCCGTTACTCAGTACCCATTTGGAATCCCTCACGATTGTGGCCGAGTTGTCAATGCCGGGCAGGTTTTCTTCAAGGTACCCTGCCAGTGGAACCGGACTCGAAGCCCAGTTGGTGATGGTACCATCGTTCAGTTTTTCGTCGGTTATGATACGTACGATTCGTTCTTCGTCCTGGTGGAAATTATCGTACTCATAGTAATTCACGATTTGGATCAGGGCCATCAGCGCGGAAGGAATGGCGAGGCTTAATCCGATGATGTTGATGAAGGAAAAAAGCTTGTATTTGAGCAGATTCCTCCAGGCGATTTTGAGGTAGTTTTGTATCATGGCTGGGCTAATGGGTAAAAGTGTCGGGAAAAGCGAATTTAGGGTATCAATTCCCGTCACCCCTACGCTGAGCCTGAACAGAGTGGACCGGAATCTGTTCGATGAATGTAGCGATCAAGTACCGTGTGAAGAACTGATTTGTGAAGCCTGGCCGATATTGGTTATGACTGGTAATCGCTGTGATCAATCACCTTAAGGTACCCCTAGGTAGCTCTGTTTTTTGGGTAGCATTATCGATTCTGAACCGGAAGGTACAGGGTGAAGGTAGCCCCTTCTCCCACATGACTGGCTGCTTCGATGTAGCCATGATGCATTTCGACAATTTTACGGCAAAGGGCCAAACCGATCCCGGTACCGACGTATTTGTCCTTGCTGTTCAGCCTTTTGAACATTTCGAAGATGTTTTCGGAGTACTCTTCCTTAAATCCGATTCCATTATCCTGGATTCTGATCATTTTATAGGTACGTTCCGGATCGAGCACAGAAGTCGATTTGAGCGACTTCCCTTCCATTTCTTCGGTAGTAATACGAATGATGGGCTTACCTTCATTGAACTTTAATGAGTTTTTGACCAGATTGATGAACAGCTGGTACAGCTGGATTTCGACTCCCCATATTTTTCCGAGGTCACCGTAGATCAGTTCCGCATTTTTCTCCTGAATCAACAGCTCGCAATCCACGACTATTTCGTCAATGATCGTGTTGAGATCCAGCTCCTCAAAACGTTCATCTTCCGAGCTTACCCGGCTGTATTCCAGTATATTGGTGATCAGAGCTGCCATGCGGTCGGCGGCACTAGCAACCTTTTGGCTGTAGGCAAGCGCTTTTTCCTCGTTCGAAAGATTCTTCTGCATCAGCGCGATGAACATCTGGATTTTACGCAGTGGCTCCTGCATATCGTGGCTGGCGATATAAGCGAACTGTTCCAGATTCAGGTTGACCTTGTATAGTTTTTGGTTGCTTTCTTTCAGTTGTTCGGTCCTCAGCTGCACTTCCTGTTCCAAGGTGTCAGTGAATTGCTTTTTATCCGTAATATCGACACAGGAACCGATATAGCCTTCAAACACCCCTCCGTCGGAAAAACGGGGGACACCATCATCCTGCATGATGCGATAAGTGCCGTCATGCCGCATCATGCGGTATTCCAGCACGAAAGGCTCACGCCGGTCGAAATGAGC is from Salmonirosea aquatica and encodes:
- a CDS encoding sugar phosphate isomerase/epimerase family protein; the encoded protein is MKKLFVLTLLLGLISNISFAQKGKPMFPPTDQEKLGMVSYTYRNSFSKDVGATLDTIKALGITNIEFSNLFKRTAKDIRALLDERGMKCTSFGVQYPDLENKIAEVGTNAKTLGAEFVRVAWVPHQGDFTLDMAKKTVDDFNKFGKTLKDDYGLAFTYHNHGYEFQPVPAEVASEVKGGNEKTLFDYIVQKTDPKYVNFEMDILWTFFPGQNPAEILKRYPNRFKLMHVKDLRKGVEGNLSGGTPVQNDVALGTGQLNLAEILKAADKTSIKYYYIEDESPSISTQVPISIAFLRGVKK
- a CDS encoding DUF6364 family protein — encoded protein: MNTKLTLTVEKSVIERAKAYAKHTGRSLSEIIENYLDMVTKEDPTTELSPKLKKIVGVVNLPHDFDEKKVLRAELGKKHL
- a CDS encoding type II toxin-antitoxin system VapC family toxin, giving the protein MTKIFLDTNIIVDLISDRKPFSKYAIEIFQNAEEGNLELFTSSHSIATTHYLLKKYIEEKNLREVLNTLLEFLTVIAVDVDIIKKGLRSTHKDFEDSIQIFCASSVEKIDCIITRNVKDFKGSEIKIQPPDAFCLTL
- a CDS encoding FG-GAP repeat domain-containing protein, whose translation is MTLRFSFCVMLYVFAACTAKKQNEKPEIEDIPASGLSGKELSIAHCSRCHGYVNPELLPKSSWQEVLPAMGHRMGIYSSGSRPDSLFDGGTSGARVREADIFPEKPILAREDWIQLVNYYLDNAPDTIPPPLRKSPIRIGLKHFKYKEIAVSHRPALTSLVKILPNRRGIVYGDGKSGRNLLTFLDADLRENYSLPLQSTPVQFYEKDSAIYLTTVGKGVFPTDAAEGTLQRLTKNGAAPGYQPGAVAIQYLRRPVSMAYGDLNQDGLDDVVACEFGNQTGQLAWYPSNGRGGYDNKRILREKPGAITAIVKDANRDGLLDIYVLMAQGDEGVFLYENQGKGTFREKRLLSFLPLNGSQYIELADFNKDGFDDIVYVCGDNADKTPIQKNYHGIYIYLNDGKSNFTQSYFYPLNGAYKAMVRDYDLDGDLDIAAISFFPDYLRYPEESFIYLQNKGNLKFDDYSFPEAAKGRWVVMDAGDLDADGDVDLVLGSFVYFLPQGDTTGLGKKWLSTSPSVIVLENTIR
- a CDS encoding META domain-containing protein; the encoded protein is MKNSIFTLGLAFLLLPGRASAQYLQPGFDKVEYIELLKVSAAFGDSAYVATFPKPERYDFVYRSPVVGLDNRWDLWVAKDKTRPTAVVSLRGTTANSVSWLGNFYAAMVPAKGELTLGEKDTFPYELATNPAAAVHVGWLVSMAILSRDIRPKLDSCYRTGIHDFILMGHSQGGAINYLLTAYLYNLQKKGELPADLRFKTYCSAGPKPGNLYFAYDYEAATQAGWAYNVVNSADWVPEVPLSIQTLDDFNVTNPFVGAKGIIKKQKFPNRVALKYVYNRLSKPSRRAQKNYQKYLGNIASGLVQKNIAGYTPSEYYNSNNYVRTGNTIVLLADADYYQKFPDSAEKVFTHHFHPPYLYLAQKLDLNNTNSETGNAPTPLEGTWEANYVMGSPTPFAELYPNKKPALVFDLAEKRVSGNTGCNQFSGPLVRDGKKIQFSDQMTMTRMFCPGGGETLFLKTLNSVNSYAISPDGTTLSLIGGDVALMRLTKK
- a CDS encoding ABC transporter permease; its protein translation is MIQNYLKIAWRNLLKYKLFSFINIIGLSLAIPSALMALIQIVNYYEYDNFHQDEERIVRIITDEKLNDGTITNWASSPVPLAGYLEENLPGIDNSATIVRDSKWVLSNGIKTKNINAIYTDASFFNMFNFPLEKGTYPVEPNSIVLTHETAQWFFKDTNPIGSILEHPRYGGFKVVGVLKHFNQQKTQFRTDLFVPFSSYLNTPDKTRDWSALNAHTFVKLSRGVVRADLDRQLSGVSGRISKFIKTGDQKSFLLKAQYLNEISPSKTILENDPYVQDIRSIYLNFAFQLIMILLASLNYINLTLARSMNRSREVGVRKVAGATKTQLVLQFLVESVLVSYIALGLGLLLLWFIKAQIHVSWLTWEIDHLGYLIILFFVFNLILGLVAGLFPSLILSSYQPVKVLKGTISPVGFGRIGFRKSLIIVQFTIALVYIFFIGHGFHQINYMAHDNENYQRQDILNINVPNERYRLLSNELSALKEVQQIGYTSLTFGNTPTQSEIKLDKNSAGHLAYFYAADRPYMENMELKIVAGTNLLESNSDSASSMVVVNQKTVEKLNLGSEKDAIGKPIVLNDTVTVTISGVVANFCHYDYEKKIEPMVFQYRPSSFKVMCLKTSPGSDREALEASVAAIFKKFNPYQEMNAQWLDTDMYERYYPYATMRFMGMQGLVIFVIAILGMIGILTYSLEKRTKEIGIRKVIGATTGEIIRLMSHDFVKLLVIATIIAIPAGVAIGLYMNTYLVFNNGISYLTMFLLLAVVLIFALGAVGYFSWRAAQTNPAATLKAE